A window from Balaenoptera musculus isolate JJ_BM4_2016_0621 chromosome 8, mBalMus1.pri.v3, whole genome shotgun sequence encodes these proteins:
- the LOC118899599 gene encoding LOW QUALITY PROTEIN: olfactory receptor 10V1-like (The sequence of the model RefSeq protein was modified relative to this genomic sequence to represent the inferred CDS: substituted 1 base at 1 genomic stop codon), giving the protein MEEHNQTGLVHFHFHPFSTDQAVVSLIFMAFLLLYPGSLIGNVTTGLTVWXDHSLHTPVFFFLFALAMLEIGYSTNLAPLTLAGVLSMGRMLISRPGCGAQMFFSILLGGSDCVLLAVMAYDRYMEVCHPLHYNLIMSWQLCGQMTLGSLGLGFLLVLTLTILICHLSFCGHNEIYHFFCDTPAVMRLACADTHRHEAALHAISVAAVAIPLLLICLSYGCIVATIVRMDSAQGKCRAFSTCSSHLMVVILQYGCCTLIYLCPNSSYSPEEGQAVSVVYNFFSPVLNPLVYSIRNQEVTNAVRRLWQECT; this is encoded by the coding sequence ATGGAAGAACACAACCAGACGGGATTGGTCCATTTCCACTTCCACCCCTTCTCAACAGACCAGGCAGTGGTGTCCCTCATATTCATGGCCTTCTTGCTGTTGTACCCAGGAAGCCTCATTGGAAACGTCACCACTGGGCTCACAGTCTGGTGAGACCACTCCCTCCATACCCCagtgttcttcttcctctttgcACTGGCCATGCTGGAGATTGGCTACTCCACCAACCTTGCTCCCTTGACTCTGGCTGGCGTCCTTTCCATGGGGAGGATGCTTATCTCTCGCCCTGGCTGTGGAGCCCAGATGTTCTTCTCCATCCTTCTTGGGGGATCTGACTGTGTCCTTCTTGCTGTCATGGCCTACGACAGGTACATGGAAGTCTGTCATCCATTGCATTACAACCTCATCATGAGTTGGCAGCTCTGTGGGCAGATGACTTTAGGTTCTTTAGGTCTGGGATTCCTGTTGGTGCTGACTTTGACCATTCTGATCTGCCACCTTTCATTCTGTGGCCACAATGAAATCTATCACTTCTTCTGTGACACACCTGCCGTTATGCGCCTGGCCTGTGCAGACACCCACAGGCACGAGGCAGCTCTCCATGCCATCAGTGTGGCCGCTGTGGCCATTCCCTTGCTCCTTATCTGCCTCTCCTATGGCTGCATTGTGGCCACCATCGTGAGGATGGATTCGGCCCAGGGAAAGTGCAGGGCCTTCTCCACTTGTTCCTCCCACCTCATGGTGGTTATCCTGCAGTACGGGTGTTGTACCCTTATCTACCTTTGCCCCAACTCTAGCTACTCCCCAGAAGAGGGCCAGGCAGTGTCTGTTGTCTACAACTTTTTCTCACCAGTGCTGAACCCCTTGGTCTATAGCATAAGGAATCAAGAAGTGACTAATGCAGTGAGGAGACTATGGCAAGAATGTACTTGA